TGAAAATTGTTTGTCCTAATGTTATTTGTAGGAAGAAAGTGACTATGAAGTGATAGAGCCATTGCCTTCGTACGGACGAGGGAGAGACACAGATGGTGGAAGATTCATCAGTCTACTATTTGGTTCCAACTTAACCGACGTGGTTATCACCGGTTAGTATCTCACTTAGTATCAAATTAACCAGAAATATCCGATGATTTCCTAAACCGAATTGCGAATTTTTAAAATTGGAAGGTGAGAATGGGACTATTGATGGACAAGGAGAGCCATGGTGGGGAAAATTCAAGAGAGGAGAATTAAAATACACAAGACCATATTTGATTGAGATCATGCATTCCGATGGTATCCAAATCTCCAATCTCACATTCTTGAATTCTCCTTCTTGGCACATTCACCCGGTCTACAGCAGGTTAAGAAAAAACTAATTCGGTTTAACTATTCGGTTATCAAAATTTAAGATATTAAAACCGGTTTTGTTTATGTTTTATACGCAGCAATATTGTTATCCAAGGGTTGACGATATTAGCACCGGTCACGGTACCAAACACCGACGGGATCAACCCTGGTACGAAACCATACCGATAATCTCAAAATACCGATAACCGGTTTGTAAAATCTGGTTTAAAATTCATTCCGATTTATCTCAGATTCTTGTACAAACACGAGGATCGAAGACTGCTACATTGTGTCCGGAGACGATTGTATCGCTGTGAAGAGTGGATGGGATCAGTACGGAATCAACTACGGCATGCCCACGAAACAGCTTTTGATCCGACGGCTCACATGCATTTCCCCTGACAGCGCCGTGATCGCTTTAGGCAGCGAGATGTCCGGTGGAATTGAAGATGTTCGAGCTGAAGATATCGTCGCCATCAACTCTGAATCAGGAATAAGGTACGTAACCAAAACACAAAACCGGTTTAGTTCAGTTCAGTTTGATTAAACCGGAATCAAATCCGACAGGATCAAAACAGCTATTGGTCGAGGAGGGTACGTGAAGGATGTGTACGTAAGAGGCATGACGATGCAGACGATGAAATACGTTTTCTGGATGACCGGAAGCTACGGTTCGCATCCCGACGAGCATTATGATCCGAATGCTTTACCGGTGATCCAGAACATTAACTATCAAGACATGGTGGCGGAGAACGTGACGATGCCGGCTCAATTGGCTGGGATCACGGGAGATCAGTTCACTGGGATATGTATCTCTAACGTGACCATCACGCTATCGAAGAAACCTAAGAAAGTGCTTTGGAATTGTACTGACGTGTCTGGTTACACGAGCGGTGTGACTCCTGAGCCGTGTCAGTTGTTGCCGGAGAAGCAGCCGGGGACGGTTGTGCCGTGTAACTTCCCCGAAAGTTCTATTCCCATTGATGAAGTGAAGCTCCAACGTTGCTACTCCAGGAGAAGGCTCATGTGAAGATGAAAACGTTTTATTTTTCTTTTATAAATACATAAGTAAACGTTTTATCAAATGGGGTGGACTTTATTGAATAAATGACAAAGCTTCACGAGACAAAACTATTTGAATCGGATTGTACATCTTGATTATTTGAAGTAAGGCTAGACAGGACTTAACGTGACGCCCAAGTACCAAATAAAGCGTCCTGTCTCTAACTCAAACACATCTCAAAACATGTTTGCTTCTGAAGTTGTTTAATCTGTAAATTTAAGTTTAAGGTTAATATAAGTATCATCTATATTTTAAGAGACGTAAAAGAAAACAGAGTGGTTATTTGTAACGAGGTATGCATATTGGACTTGCTATGGATTTGAACCTGGTTTATGTGATATTGGTGATTTTGAGATGAGACGATAAGACGTTATCAAACCGTTGTTGGGGTTGAGATGATTCTATTTCAAGGACCCGGGAAGGCTCTTCAAATCTGCTGATACCGGGATGATTCAGACCAAAACCCTGCAGAGAATTAATACATAAGTTTATTGCAGAGAAATAAAGAATGTCAAAAGAAACAACCAAAAGTTTATTGTAGTTGAAGAGAACAAAGTAGGGTTGGGGAGAGACCTGACTAAGGAATTCGAATGAGTCAGAACACCGAAAATGGACGAGCTTTTCAAGAGAACCCAAGTTCAGACATACTAGATTACTGTGTCTTTTTAGGCTCAGAGATATGAGACCACTGTGCATCTCGGTGAAGCCCTCAAGGTCAGTAATTTCAAGGTCTAGATGTAACGGCCCAGTTCCTGGCCCGTAAAATTTCCCAAAGAATATGGGCTTCTCTACGGCCCATTTGGCAAAAACCTAGGGTTTCCCTTCTCCTTTCCTATAAAAAGAGATGCAGCCTCCCTTTTTGCCTCATCACAAATCTGAAGCGAAGCTCTGCAGAGAATTTCCGGAGGCCGAAAACCCTAACCGTCGAGCTCTCTCCCCTTCTATCCTGTGCCGCCTCTCTCTCTTCTCTCTCTCTCCCGCGCGTCGCTCTCTCTCTCTCTCCTCTTCTTCTCTCTCTTCCTCTCGCCGGCGCCGTATGGTGGTGGTGGGGTAGCAGCCGTGTGGTGGTGGTGACCAGATCTCTACCTTCTCTTATTCTTGTTTCCAGATCCAGATCTAGGTTAAGGTGGAGTGTCTTGAACCCATCTTGTTCCCGTGTACTGTATACTCCTTTATGTTGGAGTTAGGTTTGATTAGACCATGTTTGAGAGTTAGGATGATAGAACATGGTTATTACTAAGATGATAGATGAATAGATCATGATGCATAAGAACCCTCATACTGATAAATGGGACTCGATGAACTGTCTTGTGTTGTTGTGGTGATGATTGATTGGTAATTGATACTTGTATGNNNNNNNNNNTGTGTTGTCCCATGTGTTGTTGTGATTGAAGTTAGGATGCTAGAGAGAAATAAATGCTAGGACGATAGACGAGTAATGATTATAAAAGTTATTGAAGTAGAACTTGCATGCGATGTGTACTGTGTGTGACACCGATAGCGGGTGGCGTCTAGTGAATTGAGTCCCAANNNNNNNNNNNNNNNNNNNNNNNNNNNNNNNNNNNNNNNNNNNNNNNNNNNNNNNNNNNNNNNNNNNNNNNNNNNNNNNNNNNNNNNNNNNNNNNNNNNNATTATAGGCTTTTCTTCAATCACTTGATTAGTAATTATATAGGAACTTGACTTCTTCGGTATAGCCTTAAACAAACAGTTTTTTGACCTTGGTCACGACATCAGTGAAGAACACTGGATCAGAGCTGCAATTAGAAAACACAGTAAATTAGAACAAATGTTTTTTTTTTGGTGTAAATGTTAAAAAGTTAGAACAAATGTTGACATAGATGCATGCATTTATTTTGTTTGAGTTCAAATCTTCCAAAAGATCCTAAAATGAGTTTTTCCACCCAAAAAACACACACACACACACAAAAAAGACCAAAACAGATTTTATAAAAGAGAGAAAATACCATTCTACCTTTATTTTACAGATACATAAATATTTAAATAAATCATAATTTTTTGATTTTTTCCAATTTGAAATTTTTCAATTTTTTTCAAAAATTTTATTTTAAAATTCGACTTTTTTAAACTATTTTTAATTATTATTTTAAATATTATTTTTAAAAAATTCTAAACCTCTCATTCCGAATTCCCACTTTTCAAATCTAATATAAGTCTGGATTAATTAATATAAATTTTTTTTTCACCTTTTTTAACTAAATAATTTGGTTATTTTGACCTGATATATTTATGATAAAAACTTTTTAGGGGTTTTTGCCAAAACTAACCCACAACTTGATTTTAACCCCAAACTTATACCCAAACTTGAATAAAATGCAAAACTAACCTAAAAGCCTAGTAAAATTACAGCTCAGCCCCTTGTGACAAAACAAAAAAACAAAAGCCATTTTTACGAATATAGCCCTAGTAAATCGTCTGAGTCGTCTGAGATGTTGGAAGTCGTCTGGACGACTGAAGTGTAAGTCGTCTGGTACCGGTTTATTTTAAAAATAATTTATAAATCTTCCGTATGGACTTCCAGGAAGCCGTCTGGACTTCCAGGAATCCGTCTGGACTTCCAGGAAGCCGTCTGGACTTCAGGGAAGTCGTCTGGACTTCCAGAAAGTCGTCTGANNNNNNNNNNNNNNNNNNNNNNNNNNNNNNNNNNNNNNNNNNNNNNNNNNNNNNNNNNNNNNNNNNNNNNNNNNNNNNNNNNNNNNNNNNNNNNNNNNNNNNNNNNNNNNNNNNNNNNNNNNNNNNNNNNNNNNNNNNNNNNNNNNNNNNNNNNNNNNNNNNNNNNNNNNNNNNNNNNNNNNNNNNNNNNNNNNNNNNNNNNNNNNNNNNNNNNNNNNNNNNNNNNNNNNNNNNNNNNNNNNNNNNNNNNNNNNNNNNNNNNNNNNNNNNNNNNNNNNNNNNNNNNNNNNNNNNNNNNNNNNNNNNNNNNNNNNNNNNNNNNNNNNNNNNNNNNNNNNNNNNNNNNNNNNNNNNNNNNNNNNNNNNNNNNNNNNNNNNNNNNNNNNNNNNNNNNNNNNNNNNNNNNNNNNNNNNNNNNNNNNNNNNNNNNNNNNNNNNNNNNNNNNNNNNNNNNNNNNNNNNNNNNNNNNNNNNNNNNNNNNNNNNNNNNNNNNNNNNNNNNNNNNNNNNNNNNNNNNNNNNNNNNNNNNNNNNNNNNNNNNNNNNNNNNNNNNNNNNNNNNNNNNNNNNNNNNNNNNNNNNNNNNNNNNNNNNNNNNNNNNNNNNNNNNNNNNNNNNNNNNNNNNNNNNNNNNNNNNNNNNNNNNNNNNNNNNNNNNNNNNNNNNNNNNNNNNNNNNNNNNNNNNNNNNNNNNNNNNNNNNNNNNNNNNNNNNNNNNNNNNNNNNNNNNNNNNNNNNNNNNNNNNNNNNNNNNNNNNNNNNNNNNNNNNNNNNNNNNNNNNNNNNNNNNNNNNNNNNNNNNNNNNNNNNNNNNNNNNNNNN
This sequence is a window from Brassica oleracea var. oleracea cultivar TO1000 chromosome C1, BOL, whole genome shotgun sequence. Protein-coding genes within it:
- the LOC106315894 gene encoding probable polygalacturonase — translated: MRSLLYTIGSLLILLLSHDGGFTGASDAEHTFRATDIHTHRHRRNHGHRRGEEFEYSALSCRAYSASLDEFGAVGDGVTSNTAAFRDAVSQLSRFADYGGSLLFVPAGRWLTGSFNLTSHFTLFLHRDAVLLASQEESDYEVIEPLPSYGRGRDTDGGRFISLLFGSNLTDVVITGENGTIDGQGEPWWGKFKRGELKYTRPYLIEIMHSDGIQISNLTFLNSPSWHIHPVYSSNIVIQGLTILAPVTVPNTDGINPDSCTNTRIEDCYIVSGDDCIAVKSGWDQYGINYGMPTKQLLIRRLTCISPDSAVIALGSEMSGGIEDVRAEDIVAINSESGIRIKTAIGRGGYVKDVYVRGMTMQTMKYVFWMTGSYGSHPDEHYDPNALPVIQNINYQDMVAENVTMPAQLAGITGDQFTGICISNVTITLSKKPKKVLWNCTDVSGYTSGVTPEPCQLLPEKQPGTVVPCNFPESSIPIDEVKLQRCYSRRRLM